The region TTCTTATTTGATTCATATAACATGAATGTTTTAATATTTACCGAGAAATAACCTATGACATCTTGTGCAACCGGTCACGTGACCCTTGATGCGATTTACCCTTTTGATGCCCGTGGTGTGGCCAAACGGTTCCGCCATGCCGCTATTTTTGGCGCACTGGACGCGTTGCGGCCTGGTGAAACCATGCGCTTTTGTAATGACCATGACCCGATTCCCTTGCTGCAGCAGCTCAATGCACGTTATGGCAACGCGGTGTCGATTCAATACGTTCAGCGTGAACCTGGCGCGATCGTGATTGACTTCATATGTGTGGATTGATGACCAGGAGCTAGTGAGCGTATCCGCATGTCGTTTCAATACTTACTTCACAGGAGTCCCATGTAATGAACCAAGTCAAAGCCAGTGGTTTTACCAAGCAGATGGCCCGCAACATGTTTTATGGCGGGTCGGTTTTCTTTATCTTTGTTTTCGCGGCACTGATCTTTGACAGCGAACACAAAATTCCGCAGCGATCCAATGTCGAAGCCATCAACCCATCCGTGGTACGTGGCAAGCATCTTTGGGAAACACGCAATTGCATCGGCTGCCATACCTTGTTGGGTGAAGGTGCCTACTTTGCGCCGGAGCTGGGTAATGTCTACAAGCGCCGTGGCCCCGATTTCATCAAGGCCTGGATTGCCGCCCAGCCGACCCACATACCTGGGCGTCGCCAGATGCCGCAGTTCAACTTCACGGAACAGCAGATGAATGATCTGGTGGAGTTTTTGCGCTGGACCGGCAATGTCAATACCGAAAACTGGCCACCCAATATCGAAGGCTGATCGTTCAAGCAGAACTGAATACACAAGGAACATTCCATGCAAGCGATAACTCTCAAATACAAGTCCCAAGGGGTTGCGAAGTACTACTTCGTGGCTGCCTTGGCGCTGTTTACAGCCCAGATCATTTTTGGCATTACCCTGGGACTGCAATATGTCATTGGTGATCTGGCCTTTCCGTACATCCCGTTCAACCAGGCCCGCATGGTGCATACCAACCTGCTGATCGTCTGGTTGCTGTTTGGCTTCATGGGCTCGGCTTATTACCTGGTACCCGAAGAAGCTGAGACTGAGCTTTACAGTCCCAAACTGGCCATGGTGCTGTTCTGGGTGTTTCTGGTGGCTGGTGCCTTGACCATCGTTGGTTACCTGGCGGTGCCTTATGCCAAGTTGGCAGAGTTGACCGGTAATGAGTTGCTAGCCACCATGGGGCGCGAGTTTCTGGAGCAGCCGTTGCCGACCAAGGTGGGCATTGTGATTGTTGCGTTGGGCTTTCTTTTCAACATCAGCATGACCGTGCTCAAAGGCCGCAAGACCAGCATTTCTCTGGTGCTGCTGATGGGCCTGTGGGGCCTGGCGCTGATGTTCCTGTTCAGCTTTGTGAACCCCGACAACCTGGTGCGCGACAAGATGTACTGGTGGTTTGTGGTGCACCTGTGGGTGGAAGGTACGTGGGAACTGATTCTGGGTGCCTTGCTGGCGTTTGTATTGGTCAAGACCACAGGCGTGGATCGTGAAGTGATCGACAAATGGCTGTATGTGATCATTGCCATGGCATTGATTACCGGCATTTTGGGTACCGGCCACCACTTCTTCTTCATTGGCTTGCCGGGTTACTGGCTGTGGGTGGGCAGTATTTTCTCTGCCATGGAGCCGATCCCCTTCTTCATGATGACGGTGTTTGCCTTCAATATGGTGCAGCGCCGCCGCCGCGACCATGCCAACCAGGCTGCGCTGTTGTGGGCCGTGGGTTGCTCGGTCGTGGGATTTTTGGGCGCTGGTCTGTGGGGCTTCATGCACACACTCGCACCCATCAATTACTACACCCATGGCACACAAATTACTGCCGCACACGGTCATCTGGCGTTTTATGGTGCGTACGTGATGGTGGTGATTGCCATGATCAGCTACGCCATGCCCACCTTGCGGGGCCGTGAGGCCAACAGCCGTCGTGCGCAAAATTTCGAGATGTGGTCGTTTTGGATTATGACCATCAGCATGGGCTTGATGGTGCTGGCCCTGACGGGTGCGGGTATTTTGCAAGTCTGGTTGCAACGCATACCTACCGAAGGTGCCATGTCGTTTATGGCCACACAGGATCAACTGCGCTTTTTCTACTGGTTGCGGGTGGCGGGTGGTGTCGGTTTCCTGCTTGGGCTGCTGAACTATCTGTACAGCTTCTTTGCTGCTCCCGGTGCGGATGAAGACGAAGTGAGTGTGCCTAACGGTACCCTGCATCGCCGGGTACGGGCTGTCTAAGCGCTTGTGTATGTCAGTTATTCCGTTCTATGCAGAGCAGGCCGGTGAATGTATGCTGTTTGAGCACGCATGGCAGCAGCAATTGCCGTTGCTCATCAAAGGCCCTACAGGATGTGGAAAAACCCGCTTTGTTGAACACATGGCAGCACGCCTGAAGCGACCTCTGGTCACCGTGTCATGCCACGATGATTTGAGTGCCGCTGATCTGGTGGGGCGCTTTCTGATTGGCAACGGCAGCACACACTGGTCGGACGGGCCACTGGCCCGCGCCGTGCGGATGGGTGCCATCTGTTACCTTGATGAGGTGGTGGAGGCGCGCAAGGACACCACGGTGGTATTACATCCGCTGGCCGATGACCGGCGTATTCTGCCGATTGAGCGCACCGGTGAGGAACTGGCGGCACCGCCAGAGTTCATGCTGGTGATCTCTTACAACCCTGGCTACCAGAATCTGCTCAAAGGGCTCAAACCAAGCACTCGCCAGCGCTTTGTCAGCCTGAGCATGAATTACCCCAGTTCGCAGGTCGAGGTGGGTATTGTGCAAAACGAGGCAGGTATTTCCGAGGCACAGGCCAAACAATTGGTGCAATTGGCCAAAGCCCTGCGTGCGCTGACAGAGCATGACCTGGAAGAAACCGCCAGCACGCGCTTGCTGGTGTCTGCAGGGAGGCTGATGGCATCGGGTTTGCCGTTGCAGCTTGCTTGCCAAGCTGCCATCATTGATGCGCTGACTGACGACCTAGCCACGGCGCAGGCGCTGGCCGAAGTGGTACACGCGCTGTTTGGCGATACCGCCTGACGTATTCCCGGCCATCTCATGAAGCAGCCGAAGCCGAGCAAGCTAGCCCCTGCACGATTGCAGCAGTGGCGGCTGGCTACTCAAATTGGTTTTTTTACGCTGTTTGTGCTGGCTCCGGCGCTCAACCTGTTGCGCTTTGACTTGAGTGACACCCAGCTCTGGTTTTTGGGGCAACGTTGGTCCCTGGGCATTGATGCCTTGGCCAACGGACAAATCAGCGCGACGGAGGCTGCGCTGCAACTTGTCTGGCGTGCCTTTGTGCCCGGCTTGTTGGTGGTGGCCGTGTTTCTGGGCATTGCCTACCGTTATGGCCGTTTGTATTGCGGATGGTTATGCCCGCACTTTTCGATGGTCGAGATGCTCAACAAACTGTTGCACCGCGCTTGCGGCAAACTGAGCATCTGGGACAAAAGCCCCACACCCCGACCAGGTGCAGCCCCCAATGCAGGCTGGTGGCCGCTGTTTGGTTTGAGTTGTGCCCTGATGGGGTTTGTTTGGGCCATCACCTTGCTCACCTACCTGCTGCCGCCCACCGTGATTTGGGGGGGCTTGATTGAAGGCACGTTGACACCTAATCAAACCCGATTTCTGCTGATTGCCAGCACGGTCTTTACACTGGAATTTGCGTTTGCACGCCACTTGTTTTGCCGTTTTGGCTGTGCTGTGGGTTTATTCCAAAGCCTGGCCTGGATGGCCAACCCCAAAGGCATGGTGGTGGCGTTTGCACGTGAGCGGGCGCGTGAGTGCAAAACCTGCGATGCCCCGCGCGGTTCTGCGTGTGACAACGCCTGCCCCATGCGTTTGAACCCGCGCAACATCAAGCGCATGATGTTTTCGTGTGTGCAGTGCGGCCAATGTTTGACGGCGTGTGATGCCACCCAGCAAGCGCAGCAGCGCACCCCCACGCTGGAATGGCAAGTGGGGGTGGAGGCCCTGCGTGAAACCTTGCGCCAACGCAAGCGTGAGCAAGAACACGAGCACGAGGAGCGGCACTGATGGAAGAGATGGTTGGACGTTGGTGGCACCAGACCATCACCAGGGTGACACGTCAGGATCACCCCGGAGCGGCGGTACAACTGCAGGACATGCAAAAGACCATTGGCATATTTTTCCGCGCTGCCGGTGGCCCCACCGCGCTGCGTTTTACCCCTGCCTCCATGCAGGCGGTTGGCGGTCAGCGGCACTGGTTGCAAAAGCTGGCGGGCAGCGGCCAACGTGCTGACACGGCCCAGCTGGAGCCGGATGTGTTGGCGCTCCCCGCCACACTGGCTGTGTTTGCCACTGCGCAACTCAACCGTGACCTGTACCTTTGGCTGGCCATGTTGTCGGCATGTTTTGTCCATCAAGGTGACTGGATCAACGACAACCTGATGGCGAGCCAAACGGCGCTGGCGCAGTTTCCTGGTTTTGCCACAAGATACCAGGCACTGTTGCTGGCCCACCTGGCGCAACGCCCCGATCCGGCACATTTGCACGGGGTGGCGGCGCAAGCGGAAGCTGCCGTGCAGGCCGCCTTGATGGGGCAGGGCCATGCGCAGTATGCCTGTCTGCCTCAGGATGTTGCTGCTGTCTGGCTGTGGCTGAGCACCAGTGCCATGGCCACGACAAATCGCCCGGCCAGTCACAAAGCTGCAGAAGCGCATCAGCAACCGGCCGAACTCAAGGACACGCAGCGTCGCCGTACCCAGGCCATCTCCCATGAACAAAGCCGCAACGCCATGGTGTTGCCGTTTCGCGCTGAAGCGCTGATGTCCTGGAGTGAAATGGTTCACGTCAACCGCAGTACGGACGACGACGAAGACGACAACGCCCTGAACGCAGCCAACGACATGGACAAGCTGTCGGTTGCCCCTGATGGGCAAACGCTGGCTTCGCGCGTCAAATTCGACCTGGATTTGCCCAGCAGCAGCGCCGACGACACGCCTGTCGGCCCCGGCATAACTCTGCCTGAATGGGACTATCGGAGCGCAATATTGCAGCCAGACCATTGCCTGGTGCAGGTGATGCAGGCGCAACATTGCGCCCCCTTCATGCCCTCGGCAGCTCTGCGTCAGACGGCCAAGCGCCTGCGCCGCCGCCTGGAAACCCTGCGCGATGCCCCACGCGCCGTGCATGGCCAGGATAGCGGGGATGACGTTGACCTGGATGCCTGGGTACGTTTTCACGCCGACCAGCTTGATGCTGCCACGCCTTGCAGCGACACGCCACCGATCTATACACGCCGGGCCCGGCTTGACCGCAGTCTGGCCACCCTGTTGCTGGCCGATTTGTCTTTGTCCACCGATGCTTACGCGACGGCGCAAGCGCGTGTGATTGATGTGATCCGTGACGCGCTGTTTGTGTTTGGCGAGGCGCTGCATGCGGCGGGTGACCCGTTCGCCATCTGGGGTTTCAGTTCGGTGCGCAGGCAGCATGTGCGTATGCAGCACCTGAAAACCTTTGATGAAACTTGGAGTGATGCCAGCCGCGCCCGCGTCGGGGCCGTCAAACCCGGTTATTACACCCGCATGGGCGCGGCCATTCGTCACGCCTCCCTGCAATTGGCGCATCGTCCCGAGCGCAAACGCTTGCTGATGCTGCTGACGGACGGCAAACCCAATGACCTGGACGTTTACGAAGGCCGCTACGGTCTGGAAGACACGCGTCAGGCAGTGCGTGAGGCGCACGCTGCGGGCTTGATCCCGTTTTGCGTCACCATCGATGAAAAAGCCCACGACTACCTGCCCATGCTGTTTGGTCAGAACGGCTATGCCATGGTGCACAAACCACAAGACCTGGTCAGGCAACTGACGCAGGCCTGGGCCACGCTGTCACGCCGGTGAACTCATCTGGCGGCAAGGCAAGTGCTGACAGGAAGGTAACCATCTTTCTGGTATTTGTATTAGATTCATTTAAAATGAATCTTTAATTATGCGGGGCTGTTTTATGACTTCTTGTGCAACCGCCCATACCTCCCCCGAGGCCAATCATCCGTTGGATGCTCTTGGTGTGGGCAATCGTGTCCGTTTTTCACAAATTTTGGGTGTGCCCGATGTGCCGCAACCGGGTGCAATGGGGCGGTTTTGCTTGTCTTTGAGTTGATCACTATGGAATTTCCTGCATTTTTCAAACGGATTCCAGACATCACCCTGTTCGATCCGTTGGCTGATTTTTTGGGTGCTGCTGAAGGTGGTTTGGTACGTTACGGCTACACCGATGCAGTCAAACTGGCAGGCCATTCGTGTCCGACAGTGGCATCTGCCTATTGGCTCGGGGTGCGTGCCCTGCAGCACCTTTATCCCGATGTGATGCCACAGCGTGGCAGCGTTGCTGTTGATCTGAGACAGACATTGGAGTCTGGCACCACAGGTGTGGTGGCCAATGTTCTGGGTCAACTGACGGGGGCTGCCAGCGGTGGCGGTTTTGCTGGCATTGGCGGGCGCTTTGTGCGCCGTGACCTGATGCACTTTGGTGTGGAGATTGCGTCTGAAATTCGCTTCACACGCATCGATACCGGCCAGGCCGTGCTGGCGCAGTCCCATGTGCAGAAGGTGCGGGCTGATCCACGAACCATGCCCTTGATGCAAGCCTGTTTGTCAGACACCGCCACTGCGGTACAGCGGCAAGAATTTGGCCAGCTTTGGCAGGCGCGTGTTGAGCAATTGTTGCTGGTGCATGGTTTTGACGATGCGGTGTTTGAACTCTTGGTCGTGTGAGGCAAGACCGGTGGCAAACACCCGCACGTTTTGTTTATTGAATCAGCAATTCATTGGAGAACAAGCATGACTTTTGTGGTGACCGAATCGTGCATCCGCTGCAAATACACCGACTGTGTCGATGTGTGTCCGGTGGATGCTTTTCGCGAAGGACCTAATTTTTTGGTGATTGATCCTGACGATTGCATTGACTGTGCCGTGTGTGTGCCGGAGTGCCCGGTGAATGCCATTTATGCGGACGAAGACGTGCCCGCCAATCAGCAGGACTTCATTGCGCTTAATGCAGAGCTGTCGCCCAAATGGAAAACCATTACCCGAACCAAGGCGGCGCTGCCTGATGCGGATGAATGGGCCAAAGTGGTGGTCAAGCGTGCCGAACTCAAGCGATGATCGCCTTACTTGCCATGGCACTGAACTTGTGATGCCCCGCTGGCGCTGGCACCACCTGCTGCTGGCACCGCATCGTCTGGCATTTTTTATGGGTGCCGTGATGCTGGGCACGACGGCGCTCTGGTGGATGGTTCTGTTGCTGGCGCACGCTTTGCACTTGCGATTGAGCCCAGTCGTTCCGGCCACCTTGATCCACGCGTTGCTGATGAGCCTGACTTATATGCCTCTGTTTTTTTGCGGATTTTTGTAC is a window of Rhodoferax lithotrophicus DNA encoding:
- a CDS encoding cbb3-type cytochrome c oxidase subunit I is translated as MQAITLKYKSQGVAKYYFVAALALFTAQIIFGITLGLQYVIGDLAFPYIPFNQARMVHTNLLIVWLLFGFMGSAYYLVPEEAETELYSPKLAMVLFWVFLVAGALTIVGYLAVPYAKLAELTGNELLATMGREFLEQPLPTKVGIVIVALGFLFNISMTVLKGRKTSISLVLLMGLWGLALMFLFSFVNPDNLVRDKMYWWFVVHLWVEGTWELILGALLAFVLVKTTGVDREVIDKWLYVIIAMALITGILGTGHHFFFIGLPGYWLWVGSIFSAMEPIPFFMMTVFAFNMVQRRRRDHANQAALLWAVGCSVVGFLGAGLWGFMHTLAPINYYTHGTQITAAHGHLAFYGAYVMVVIAMISYAMPTLRGREANSRRAQNFEMWSFWIMTISMGLMVLALTGAGILQVWLQRIPTEGAMSFMATQDQLRFFYWLRVAGGVGFLLGLLNYLYSFFAAPGADEDEVSVPNGTLHRRVRAV
- a CDS encoding DUF2249 domain-containing protein, whose amino-acid sequence is MTSCATGHVTLDAIYPFDARGVAKRFRHAAIFGALDALRPGETMRFCNDHDPIPLLQQLNARYGNAVSIQYVQREPGAIVIDFICVD
- the fdxA gene encoding ferredoxin FdxA, which produces MTFVVTESCIRCKYTDCVDVCPVDAFREGPNFLVIDPDDCIDCAVCVPECPVNAIYADEDVPANQQDFIALNAELSPKWKTITRTKAALPDADEWAKVVVKRAELKR
- a CDS encoding 4Fe-4S binding protein gives rise to the protein MKQPKPSKLAPARLQQWRLATQIGFFTLFVLAPALNLLRFDLSDTQLWFLGQRWSLGIDALANGQISATEAALQLVWRAFVPGLLVVAVFLGIAYRYGRLYCGWLCPHFSMVEMLNKLLHRACGKLSIWDKSPTPRPGAAPNAGWWPLFGLSCALMGFVWAITLLTYLLPPTVIWGGLIEGTLTPNQTRFLLIASTVFTLEFAFARHLFCRFGCAVGLFQSLAWMANPKGMVVAFARERARECKTCDAPRGSACDNACPMRLNPRNIKRMMFSCVQCGQCLTACDATQQAQQRTPTLEWQVGVEALRETLRQRKREQEHEHEERH
- a CDS encoding CbbQ/NirQ/NorQ/GpvN family protein codes for the protein MSVIPFYAEQAGECMLFEHAWQQQLPLLIKGPTGCGKTRFVEHMAARLKRPLVTVSCHDDLSAADLVGRFLIGNGSTHWSDGPLARAVRMGAICYLDEVVEARKDTTVVLHPLADDRRILPIERTGEELAAPPEFMLVISYNPGYQNLLKGLKPSTRQRFVSLSMNYPSSQVEVGIVQNEAGISEAQAKQLVQLAKALRALTEHDLEETASTRLLVSAGRLMASGLPLQLACQAAIIDALTDDLATAQALAEVVHALFGDTA
- a CDS encoding nitric oxide reductase activation protein NorD, producing MEEMVGRWWHQTITRVTRQDHPGAAVQLQDMQKTIGIFFRAAGGPTALRFTPASMQAVGGQRHWLQKLAGSGQRADTAQLEPDVLALPATLAVFATAQLNRDLYLWLAMLSACFVHQGDWINDNLMASQTALAQFPGFATRYQALLLAHLAQRPDPAHLHGVAAQAEAAVQAALMGQGHAQYACLPQDVAAVWLWLSTSAMATTNRPASHKAAEAHQQPAELKDTQRRRTQAISHEQSRNAMVLPFRAEALMSWSEMVHVNRSTDDDEDDNALNAANDMDKLSVAPDGQTLASRVKFDLDLPSSSADDTPVGPGITLPEWDYRSAILQPDHCLVQVMQAQHCAPFMPSAALRQTAKRLRRRLETLRDAPRAVHGQDSGDDVDLDAWVRFHADQLDAATPCSDTPPIYTRRARLDRSLATLLLADLSLSTDAYATAQARVIDVIRDALFVFGEALHAAGDPFAIWGFSSVRRQHVRMQHLKTFDETWSDASRARVGAVKPGYYTRMGAAIRHASLQLAHRPERKRLLMLLTDGKPNDLDVYEGRYGLEDTRQAVREAHAAGLIPFCVTIDEKAHDYLPMLFGQNGYAMVHKPQDLVRQLTQAWATLSRR
- a CDS encoding c-type cytochrome; this encodes MNQVKASGFTKQMARNMFYGGSVFFIFVFAALIFDSEHKIPQRSNVEAINPSVVRGKHLWETRNCIGCHTLLGEGAYFAPELGNVYKRRGPDFIKAWIAAQPTHIPGRRQMPQFNFTEQQMNDLVEFLRWTGNVNTENWPPNIEG